In one window of Amblyraja radiata isolate CabotCenter1 chromosome 29, sAmbRad1.1.pri, whole genome shotgun sequence DNA:
- the LOC116989735 gene encoding uncharacterized protein LOC116989735 isoform X2: MKRRSKNQLNVSEVNKRDSEREGLKRPSKTQLNVSEMNERDSGRERLKKHSKVNIAPLKTLPNALINLYTGDTPQDHEFRKNIRQYNCLFQLTSFGAKEVVAHGWNPSVIIQGQIYHFIGSLMPDQDQQSKFLLIYFMDPHDSIDLRMSILQDAGIQRDTVEMLENMIRLNNPYIDSLVMTTERIRDLPEASIVIDPNYRPPLEHERRFNTQTANVVAVLIPKSNQPAATSRHIVLSVR; the protein is encoded by the exons ATGAAGAGGCGGAGCAAGAATCAACTCAATGTCTCAGAGGTCAacaagagagacagtgagagggaaGGTCTCAAAAGACCCAGCAAGACACAACTCAATGTATCAGAGATGAACGAGAGAGACAGCGGGAGAGAACGGCTGAAGAAACACAGC aAGGTCAACATCGCTCCTCTGAAGACTCTCCCGAATGCACTCATTAATTTGTATACAGGCGATACACCACAAGACCATGAGTTCAGaaagaatattagacaatacaattgCCTCTTTCAACTCACGTCATTCGGTGCCAAGGAAGTGGTGGCAcatggatggaatccttcagtgatcattcaaggccagattTATCATTTCATTGGTTCGTTGATGCCTGACCAAGATCAACAAAGTAAATTTTTACTAATCTATTTCATGGACCCGCATGATAGCATTGATTTGCGAATGAGTATTCTCCaagatgctggtattcaaagggacaCTGTTGAGATGCTTGAAAACATGATAAGACTAAACAACCCTTACATTGATTCACTTGTGATGACGACGGAGAGAATTAGAGATTTACCAGAGGCATCAATCGTTATTGATCCCAATTACCGGCCACCCTTAGAACATGAACGGAGGTTTAACACGCAAACTGCCAATGTAGTTGCTGTCCTCATACCAAAAAGTAATCAGCCTGCTGCAACATCACGCCACATTGTCTTGAGTGTAAGATGA
- the LOC116989735 gene encoding uncharacterized protein LOC116989735 isoform X1: MKRRSKNQLNVSEVNKRDSEREGLKRPSKTQLNVSEMNERDSGRERLKKHSRKELNVSEINERDFAREGLKCRSRKELNVSELNERDSGREGLKTCCKVNIAPLKTLPNALINLYTGDTPQDHEFRKNIRQYNCLFQLTSFGAKEVVAHGWNPSVIIQGQIYHFIGSLMPDQDQQSKFLLIYFMDPHDSIDLRMSILQDAGIQRDTVEMLENMIRLNNPYIDSLVMTTERIRDLPEASIVIDPNYRPPLEHERRFNTQTANVVAVLIPKSNQPAATSRHIVLSVR; encoded by the exons ATGAAGAGGCGGAGCAAGAATCAACTCAATGTCTCAGAGGTCAacaagagagacagtgagagggaaGGTCTCAAAAGACCCAGCAAGACACAACTCAATGTATCAGAGATGAACGAGAGAGACAGCGGGAGAGAACGGCTGAAGAAACACAGCAGGAAAGAACTGaatgtctcagaaataaacgagagagacttTGCGAGAGAAGGGCTCAAATGTCGCAGCAGGAAAGAACTGAACGTGTCAGAGTTGAACGAGAgagacagcgggagagaaggaCTCAAAACATGCTGCA AGGTCAACATCGCTCCTCTGAAGACTCTCCCGAATGCACTCATTAATTTGTATACAGGCGATACACCACAAGACCATGAGTTCAGaaagaatattagacaatacaattgCCTCTTTCAACTCACGTCATTCGGTGCCAAGGAAGTGGTGGCAcatggatggaatccttcagtgatcattcaaggccagattTATCATTTCATTGGTTCGTTGATGCCTGACCAAGATCAACAAAGTAAATTTTTACTAATCTATTTCATGGACCCGCATGATAGCATTGATTTGCGAATGAGTATTCTCCaagatgctggtattcaaagggacaCTGTTGAGATGCTTGAAAACATGATAAGACTAAACAACCCTTACATTGATTCACTTGTGATGACGACGGAGAGAATTAGAGATTTACCAGAGGCATCAATCGTTATTGATCCCAATTACCGGCCACCCTTAGAACATGAACGGAGGTTTAACACGCAAACTGCCAATGTAGTTGCTGTCCTCATACCAAAAAGTAATCAGCCTGCTGCAACATCACGCCACATTGTCTTGAGTGTAAGATGA